A stretch of Chitinophaga caeni DNA encodes these proteins:
- a CDS encoding saccharopine dehydrogenase C-terminal domain-containing protein produces MKHVLLFGAGKSATCLIDYLLANAPKYKWHLTVVDSDLLLIKSKIGKSYYASPAAIDIKDQAERQKLIQETDLVISLLPPHLHITIAKDCLKFKKNLLTASYIDPEISKLAKDIEDANLLFMYEMGLDPGIDHMSAMKLIHSIEKKGGQIFSFKSYCGGLVSPDSNDNPWEYKISWNARNVVLAGSSGAIYREKGKIKELGYKQLFDHNKTVNIPGLGKLAFYPNRDSLNYIDLYNLQNIPTFMRATLRYPDFCEGWNALIKLGLTKDADKFDTSNLSFLKWSTRAVKMDKSLTIEDNMANFLGVTGKSKVIKQLKFLGIFSEELINLGDKNDAEILQHVLENQLRMEPHDKDMIVMLHEIDFERRDLNTKMQSYMIVQGEDNLRTAMAKTVGLPLGILAKMVLLDKVDLKGLHIPVLPSIYNPVLKELEEHDIRFEEIFD; encoded by the coding sequence ATGAAGCATGTTCTATTGTTTGGTGCAGGGAAATCTGCAACTTGCCTTATAGACTATTTATTGGCGAATGCCCCCAAATACAAATGGCATCTCACGGTAGTTGATAGTGACCTACTCTTGATAAAATCGAAGATCGGTAAATCATATTACGCAAGCCCGGCAGCTATTGATATCAAAGATCAAGCAGAAAGACAAAAGTTGATCCAGGAAACCGATCTTGTTATTTCTTTATTGCCGCCACATCTGCATATTACAATCGCGAAAGATTGCCTTAAGTTCAAGAAAAATTTACTGACCGCGTCTTACATCGACCCGGAAATATCTAAGCTGGCCAAGGATATCGAAGATGCCAACTTGCTATTCATGTATGAAATGGGGCTCGACCCAGGTATCGATCATATGTCCGCGATGAAATTGATCCATTCCATCGAGAAAAAAGGGGGCCAAATATTTTCCTTCAAATCTTACTGCGGTGGGCTGGTTTCCCCCGATAGCAATGATAACCCCTGGGAGTATAAGATTTCTTGGAACGCGAGGAATGTTGTGCTGGCAGGTAGCTCTGGCGCTATTTACCGCGAAAAAGGTAAAATAAAGGAGCTGGGCTACAAACAATTGTTTGATCATAATAAAACGGTCAATATTCCGGGCCTGGGCAAACTCGCTTTTTACCCGAACCGGGATTCCCTGAACTATATCGACTTATACAACCTGCAAAACATACCCACTTTCATGCGGGCAACACTCCGCTATCCCGACTTTTGCGAAGGGTGGAACGCCTTGATTAAGTTGGGATTAACCAAGGATGCCGATAAATTTGATACAAGTAATTTATCGTTCTTAAAATGGTCTACCAGGGCGGTAAAAATGGATAAATCCCTCACTATTGAAGATAACATGGCGAATTTTTTAGGCGTGACCGGGAAGTCCAAAGTCATCAAGCAGCTGAAGTTTTTGGGAATTTTCAGCGAAGAATTGATTAACTTAGGAGATAAGAACGATGCCGAGATTTTGCAGCATGTCTTGGAAAACCAGTTGAGAATGGAACCCCATGATAAGGATATGATCGTGATGTTACACGAGATAGACTTCGAGAGAAGGGATCTGAATACCAAGATGCAGAGCTACATGATTGTTCAAGGAGAAGATAACCTCCGTACCGCCATGGCGAAAACCGTTGGCCTCCCGCTGGGCATCTTAGCAAAGATGGTTTTGTTGGATAAAGTGGACTTGAAAGGTTTGCATATACCGGTACTCCCCAGTATCTACAATCCCGTGCTGAAAGAATTAGAAGAACACGATATCAGGTTCGAAGAAATTTTCGATTAA